A genomic stretch from Empedobacter stercoris includes:
- a CDS encoding AMP-dependent synthetase/ligase encodes MEIKRLFDFPQNQLENNPREDALVSKVNGAWVKTSTQEYLAKANAFSRGLLQLGIKPQDKIAIVTTTNRTEWNICDIGIQQVGAISVPLYPTLSEDDFDYILNNAECKFVIVSDKNLYDTVSAVKEKVSTLVGIYSFDEINGVPNFREILDLGEDNSTQHEVDSIKEIIKPSEVATLIYTSGTTGRPKGVVLTHENIVSNVLMSVDRIPVFPNQAIALSFLPINHVFERMLIYLYQHLSIGIWYAESIDKLGENMKEVKPHVMTVVPRLVEKVYDKIYNTGASAGGLKTKIFMWALSLVEDYDPYNPKGGLFGLKHSIAKSLVFSKWKEGVGGNLVCMVSGSAPLASRLNHIFWGAGIPILEGYGLTETSPVISVNCMKKEGFGIGTVGAPLKGVEVKIAEDGEILVKGPNVTQGYYKDPEKTAEAFTPDGYFKTGDIGVLERGLLKITDRKKEMFKTSGGKYIAPQIIENKLKQSRFIEQVMVVGEGEKMPCAIIQPNFQVLKDYLNIKGIAVPDSNSAIIKEPAILDILSREIDKNNKGLGHWEQIKKFELTPEEWTIDDGLLTPTLKLKRKNVLAKYQELYNKLYDKK; translated from the coding sequence ATGGAAATAAAACGATTATTTGATTTTCCGCAAAATCAATTAGAAAATAATCCTCGAGAAGATGCATTAGTGTCCAAAGTAAACGGAGCTTGGGTGAAAACCTCAACGCAGGAATATCTTGCTAAAGCCAATGCATTTAGTCGAGGATTATTACAATTAGGAATAAAACCACAAGATAAAATAGCAATTGTAACTACTACTAACCGTACCGAATGGAATATTTGTGACATCGGTATACAACAAGTTGGTGCTATTTCTGTTCCGCTTTATCCTACACTTTCAGAAGATGATTTTGATTATATATTAAATAATGCCGAATGTAAGTTCGTCATTGTTTCCGACAAAAATTTATACGATACTGTGTCTGCGGTAAAAGAGAAGGTTTCAACGTTAGTTGGGATTTATAGTTTTGATGAAATTAATGGAGTTCCCAATTTTAGAGAAATTTTAGATTTGGGCGAAGATAATTCTACTCAACACGAAGTCGATAGTATCAAGGAAATCATTAAACCTTCTGAAGTTGCTACCTTAATTTATACTTCAGGAACAACAGGACGTCCAAAAGGAGTGGTCTTAACACACGAAAATATTGTTTCAAATGTGTTAATGTCTGTTGATCGTATCCCAGTATTTCCAAATCAAGCAATTGCTTTAAGTTTTCTTCCGATTAATCATGTTTTTGAACGAATGTTAATTTATTTGTACCAACATTTGAGTATAGGAATTTGGTATGCTGAAAGCATTGATAAATTAGGTGAGAATATGAAAGAGGTAAAACCTCATGTCATGACTGTAGTTCCTCGTTTAGTAGAGAAAGTTTACGATAAGATTTATAATACTGGAGCATCTGCTGGGGGGCTTAAGACAAAGATTTTTATGTGGGCTTTAAGTCTTGTAGAAGATTATGATCCGTACAATCCAAAAGGAGGATTATTTGGCCTAAAACATTCTATTGCCAAAAGTTTAGTGTTTAGCAAATGGAAAGAAGGAGTTGGGGGTAATTTAGTATGCATGGTCTCTGGTTCTGCGCCTTTAGCATCTCGTCTAAATCATATTTTTTGGGGTGCTGGAATTCCAATTTTAGAAGGTTATGGCTTAACGGAAACCTCTCCTGTAATTTCGGTGAACTGCATGAAAAAAGAAGGTTTTGGAATTGGAACTGTTGGAGCGCCATTAAAAGGTGTTGAAGTGAAAATTGCTGAAGATGGTGAAATCTTAGTAAAAGGACCAAATGTGACGCAAGGTTATTACAAAGATCCCGAAAAAACAGCTGAGGCTTTTACCCCAGATGGTTATTTTAAAACTGGTGATATAGGTGTTTTAGAAAGAGGTTTATTAAAAATTACAGATCGTAAAAAAGAGATGTTTAAAACTTCTGGAGGAAAATATATCGCTCCTCAAATCATTGAAAATAAATTAAAACAATCTCGTTTTATCGAACAGGTAATGGTTGTTGGAGAAGGAGAGAAAATGCCTTGTGCAATTATTCAACCTAACTTCCAAGTATTAAAAGATTATTTGAATATCAAAGGAATTGCTGTACCTGATTCTAATTCTGCAATAATAAAAGAACCTGCAATTTTAGATATTCTTAGTCGTGAAATCGATAAAAATAACAAAGGTTTAGGGCATTGGGAACAAATCAAAAAGTTCGAATTAACACCAGAAGAATGGACAATTGATGATGGATTGTTAACACCAACATTAAAATTAAAACGAAAAAATGTTTTAGCTAAATATCAAGAGTTATACAATAAATTATACGACAAGAAATAG
- a CDS encoding zinc metallopeptidase, giving the protein MTGYYIIIGLFMLISWFVSNRLQSKFKHYSKVHLANGMSGREIAEKMLSDNNIHDVRVISTPGQLTDHYNPMDKTVNLSEVVYHERNAAAAAVAAHEVGHAVQHAVGYSMLQFRSKMVPMVNLASRLNQWILMLGIIVMASSKNATLLWIGIFLFAVTTVFAFVTLPVEYDASNRALAWLKGTNMVMPNEYEGAKDSLKWAARTYVVAAIGSLAQLLYFVMMAMGGRKE; this is encoded by the coding sequence ATGACAGGTTATTACATTATTATTGGACTATTTATGCTAATTAGTTGGTTTGTTAGCAACCGACTACAAAGTAAATTTAAGCATTATTCGAAAGTACATTTGGCAAACGGAATGTCTGGAAGAGAGATTGCAGAAAAAATGCTATCTGACAATAACATCCACGATGTTCGTGTGATTTCGACTCCAGGACAATTAACAGACCATTATAATCCAATGGATAAAACAGTTAATTTATCTGAAGTAGTTTATCATGAACGCAATGCAGCAGCTGCAGCTGTTGCAGCACACGAAGTTGGACATGCTGTTCAACATGCTGTTGGATACAGTATGTTACAATTCCGTTCAAAAATGGTTCCAATGGTAAATTTAGCATCTCGATTAAATCAATGGATTTTGATGTTAGGTATAATTGTAATGGCATCTTCTAAAAATGCCACTTTATTATGGATTGGGATTTTCTTATTTGCCGTAACAACTGTTTTCGCTTTTGTAACGTTACCAGTAGAATATGATGCTTCGAACCGAGCTTTGGCTTGGTTAAAAGGGACTAATATGGTTATGCCAAACGAATATGAAGGTGCAAAAGACTCGTTAAAATGGGCCGCAAGAACATATGTTGTTGCTGCAATTGGTTCTTTAGCGCAATTACTTTATTTCGTGATGATGGCGATGGGTGGTCGAAAAGAATAA
- a CDS encoding NADPH-dependent FMN reductase — translation MKILAFAGSNSKTSINKQLLNYTLNQIENAEIDLIDINDFEMPIYSTDRQVENGFPQEAQDFYKKVQDADGLVISLAEHNGNFSVALKNILDWVSRIDMPYLKGKKLLLLSTSPGGYGGGNVMEVATKYFGMFASGEIVASTTFPSFHDNFQNNEIVNEELKNKVLDQVNIFVEALAAVEA, via the coding sequence ATGAAAATTTTAGCATTTGCCGGAAGTAACAGCAAAACATCAATCAATAAACAATTATTAAATTATACATTAAATCAAATCGAAAATGCAGAAATTGATTTAATCGATATTAATGATTTTGAAATGCCAATTTATTCCACTGATCGACAAGTAGAAAATGGGTTTCCACAAGAAGCGCAAGATTTTTACAAAAAAGTACAAGATGCAGATGGCTTGGTCATTTCTTTAGCAGAGCATAATGGTAATTTTTCTGTTGCTTTAAAAAACATTTTAGATTGGGTTTCTCGTATTGATATGCCTTATTTAAAAGGAAAAAAATTATTGTTATTAAGTACTTCTCCAGGTGGATACGGTGGCGGAAACGTGATGGAAGTTGCAACAAAATATTTCGGAATGTTTGCAAGCGGAGAAATTGTAGCAAGTACTACATTTCCTTCTTTTCACGATAATTTCCAAAACAATGAAATTGTAAATGAGGAATTAAAAAATAAAGTATTAGATCAAGTTAATATTTTTGTTGAAGCTTTAGCAGCTGTTGAAGCTTAA
- a CDS encoding SDR family NAD(P)-dependent oxidoreductase: protein MSILKDKVAIVTGAGSGIGKAVAELYAKEGAKVVVSDINEEGGKEVVEIIKKNGGEAFFFKADTALAEDNEALVNKAVEVYGKLDIACNNAGIGGPAALTEDYPLDGWKKVIDINFNGVFYGCKYQLQAMEKNGGGAIVNMASIHGEVAAPMSSAYTSAKHGVVGLTKNIGAEYGPKNIRCNAVGPGYIMTPLLSNNLSADHLEVLVTKHPMGRLGQPEEVAELVLFLSSDKASFMTGGYYLVDGGYTAV, encoded by the coding sequence ATGTCAATATTAAAAGATAAAGTTGCCATTGTAACTGGTGCAGGTTCTGGGATTGGAAAAGCTGTTGCTGAATTGTATGCAAAGGAAGGCGCAAAAGTTGTCGTTTCTGATATTAATGAAGAAGGTGGAAAAGAAGTTGTCGAAATCATTAAAAAAAATGGAGGAGAAGCGTTTTTTTTCAAAGCTGATACTGCTTTGGCAGAAGACAACGAAGCCTTAGTGAATAAAGCGGTTGAGGTGTATGGAAAATTGGATATTGCTTGTAATAATGCAGGAATTGGAGGTCCTGCTGCATTAACAGAAGATTATCCGTTGGATGGTTGGAAAAAAGTAATTGACATTAATTTTAATGGTGTTTTTTATGGATGTAAATATCAACTACAAGCAATGGAAAAAAATGGAGGAGGTGCTATTGTGAACATGGCTTCTATTCATGGAGAGGTAGCAGCACCAATGAGTTCTGCTTATACTTCTGCTAAACATGGAGTAGTTGGATTGACGAAAAATATTGGAGCAGAATATGGGCCAAAAAATATTCGTTGTAACGCTGTTGGTCCTGGTTATATTATGACCCCTTTATTATCAAATAATTTGAGTGCAGATCATTTAGAAGTATTGGTTACAAAACATCCAATGGGTCGTTTAGGTCAACCAGAAGAAGTTGCTGAATTGGTTTTATTCTTAAGTTCGGACAAAGCATCTTTTATGACAGGAGGTTATTATCTTGTAGATGGAGGATACACAGCTGTTTAG
- the fsa gene encoding fructose-6-phosphate aldolase, translating into MKFFIDTANLADIKEAQDLGILDGVTTNPSLMAKEGITGQENIINHYKAICELVDGDVSAEVISTDFEGMVKEGEALAALNPQIVVKIPMTKDGVKACKYFSTKGIRTNVTLVFSVGQALLAAKAGATYVSPFIGRLDDISTDGLNLIEEIRLVYDNYLYETQILAASVRHTMHIVNCAKIGADVMTGPLSSILGLLKHPLTDSGLAQFLADYAKGNN; encoded by the coding sequence ATGAAATTTTTTATCGATACAGCAAACTTAGCTGATATTAAAGAAGCGCAAGATTTAGGGATTTTAGATGGTGTGACAACGAATCCATCTTTAATGGCGAAAGAAGGAATTACTGGTCAAGAAAATATTATCAATCACTACAAAGCAATTTGCGAATTGGTAGATGGAGATGTATCTGCAGAGGTAATTTCTACTGATTTTGAAGGAATGGTAAAAGAAGGTGAAGCTTTAGCTGCTTTGAATCCTCAAATTGTGGTTAAAATTCCAATGACAAAAGATGGTGTTAAAGCATGTAAATACTTTTCTACAAAAGGAATCAGAACTAATGTAACGTTAGTTTTTTCAGTAGGACAAGCTTTATTGGCTGCAAAAGCTGGTGCAACTTACGTTTCTCCTTTTATCGGACGTTTAGATGATATTTCGACAGATGGTTTAAACTTGATCGAAGAAATTCGTTTGGTTTATGATAACTACTTATACGAAACTCAAATTTTAGCAGCTTCAGTTCGTCATACAATGCATATTGTAAACTGTGCTAAAATTGGTGCTGATGTAATGACTGGACCTTTATCGTCTATTTTAGGATTATTAAAACACCCTTTAACAGATTCTGGTTTAGCTCAATTTTTAGCTGATTACGCGAAGGGTAATAACTAA
- a CDS encoding GNAT family N-acetyltransferase, producing MSIRIKEVQSKQDLEAFIKFPMHLYKDNQYYVPPFINEEKETLDVSKNPVFKDAEARYFLAEKEGKIVGRVAAIINWQEVNKQHKRKMRFGWFDMIDDIEVTKTLLAKIEEIGKENKLEYIEGPVGFSNLEKAGMLTMGFDKLATMVGLYNYSYYSQHLEALDFEMANEWVEYELPAPTELPEKVIKFNKIIRERYKLKELKFTKTSKILPYVDEMFDLLDKTYSELDTYVPIADYQIEYYKKKYIPFINPDFVNCIVDENGKMVSFAITMPSYSKAMQKAKGKILPFGWWHLMRASKNNDSAQFYLIGIDPKFQGKGVTALIFNAMFDTFKRNGIKFLETNPELADNESIQVLWKSYNPVNHKRRKTFRKSIQ from the coding sequence ATGAGCATTCGTATTAAAGAAGTACAATCTAAACAGGATTTGGAGGCTTTTATTAAGTTTCCAATGCATTTGTATAAGGATAATCAATATTACGTTCCGCCCTTTATTAACGAGGAGAAGGAAACATTAGATGTTTCTAAAAATCCAGTTTTTAAGGATGCTGAAGCACGTTATTTTCTTGCTGAAAAAGAAGGGAAGATTGTGGGGCGTGTGGCTGCAATTATCAATTGGCAAGAAGTAAATAAACAACATAAACGTAAAATGCGTTTTGGTTGGTTTGATATGATTGATGATATCGAAGTGACAAAAACACTTTTAGCCAAAATTGAGGAAATTGGAAAAGAAAATAAATTAGAATATATAGAAGGACCAGTTGGATTTTCAAATTTAGAGAAAGCAGGAATGCTGACGATGGGATTTGATAAATTAGCAACAATGGTAGGTTTATATAATTATTCATACTATTCGCAACATTTAGAAGCATTAGATTTTGAAATGGCAAATGAATGGGTAGAATATGAATTACCTGCGCCAACAGAATTACCAGAAAAGGTCATTAAATTTAATAAAATCATTCGTGAACGTTACAAATTAAAAGAATTGAAGTTCACTAAAACTTCTAAAATTCTTCCTTATGTTGATGAAATGTTCGATTTGTTGGACAAAACATACAGTGAATTAGACACCTACGTTCCGATTGCAGATTACCAAATAGAATATTACAAAAAGAAATATATTCCGTTTATCAATCCAGATTTTGTAAATTGTATTGTGGATGAAAATGGAAAAATGGTTTCGTTTGCGATAACGATGCCATCATATTCAAAAGCGATGCAAAAAGCGAAAGGCAAAATCTTGCCTTTTGGTTGGTGGCATCTAATGCGTGCGAGTAAAAACAACGATTCTGCGCAATTCTACTTAATTGGAATTGATCCTAAATTTCAAGGTAAAGGCGTAACAGCATTAATTTTTAATGCAATGTTTGATACTTTCAAACGTAACGGAATCAAGTTTTTGGAAACAAATCCAGAATTGGCCGACAACGAAAGTATTCAAGTGTTATGGAAATCTTATAATCCAGTAAATCACAAACGTCGAAAAACGTTTAGAAAATCAATTCAATAA
- a CDS encoding NAD(P)H-dependent flavin oxidoreductase, with product MTLHEFKNSLDLPLITSPMFLVSRTELVVEACKNGVCGTFPSLNGRTAEDFEQMLIDITTQLKQFEDETGKKTAPFGVNLIVNKTNPRLETDLSLCAKYRVPLIITSLGAVKQVVDAVHSYGGLVFHDVIKKRHAEKAAEAGVDGIIAVASGAGGHAGTANPFALIDDIRTFYDGCLILAGAMNDGNDILAAENMGADFAYIGTRFIATKEAYAEEDYKKMLVDSTFEDVLYTDGISGVNANFLKPSIIHSGIDLDEKKEEDFSKLIGGDGHKAWKDIWSAGHGVSGIHDVISTAELITRMKKEYKTALEQNMQKLNNLKF from the coding sequence ATGACTTTACACGAATTTAAAAATAGTTTAGACCTACCCTTAATTACATCACCAATGTTCTTAGTTTCAAGAACAGAATTAGTTGTAGAAGCTTGTAAAAATGGTGTTTGTGGAACATTTCCTTCTCTCAATGGAAGGACTGCCGAAGATTTCGAGCAAATGTTAATTGATATCACTACTCAATTAAAACAATTTGAAGATGAAACGGGAAAAAAAACAGCTCCATTTGGCGTTAATTTAATTGTTAATAAAACGAATCCAAGATTAGAAACTGACTTATCTTTGTGTGCAAAATATAGAGTACCACTTATTATTACTTCGCTTGGTGCTGTAAAACAAGTTGTAGACGCTGTACATAGCTATGGTGGTTTGGTTTTTCATGATGTAATCAAAAAACGTCATGCAGAAAAAGCTGCTGAAGCGGGGGTTGATGGAATAATTGCAGTTGCTTCGGGTGCCGGCGGTCATGCAGGTACAGCTAATCCTTTTGCTTTGATTGATGATATTCGAACATTTTACGATGGTTGCTTGATTTTAGCAGGTGCTATGAACGATGGAAATGATATCTTAGCAGCTGAAAATATGGGAGCTGACTTTGCGTATATTGGAACTCGATTTATCGCTACAAAAGAAGCTTATGCTGAAGAAGATTATAAAAAAATGTTAGTCGATTCTACTTTTGAAGACGTGCTATATACGGATGGAATTTCTGGCGTAAATGCTAATTTTTTGAAACCAAGTATTATTCATTCTGGAATTGATTTAGACGAAAAGAAAGAAGAAGATTTTTCTAAACTAATCGGCGGTGACGGACATAAAGCATGGAAAGACATTTGGTCAGCTGGTCATGGTGTTTCAGGAATTCACGATGTTATTTCGACAGCAGAATTAATCACTAGAATGAAAAAAGAATATAAAACTGCATTGGAACAAAATATGCAGAAATTAAATAATTTGAAATTTTAA
- a CDS encoding acyl-CoA thioesterase encodes MKTTQELIELISLKKLETNLFEGKSSFMGSPNVFGGQVVSQALHAAYQTVPSDRFCHSLHSYFILPGDLEKLIYFEVANLRDGGSFSTRVVTAKQDNVPIFVMACSFQLKQEGYEHQDEMPVVTPPEELMSWNDVAEQFGSILPKSIMRFVLAERPLDFKPVELMNPFEKKDYPNKSNVWLTFNDVPDNLPLPIVHQLMAYSSDYNLLSTAIKPHASKAHFGNTQMASLDHSIWFHREPNLQDWILVNVTSPSAVDTRGFTRGNLFNRSGELICSVAQEGLMRPIIKDK; translated from the coding sequence ATGAAAACGACTCAAGAACTCATCGAATTGATTTCACTCAAAAAATTAGAAACAAATCTATTCGAAGGGAAAAGTTCTTTTATGGGAAGTCCAAACGTTTTTGGAGGTCAAGTCGTAAGCCAAGCGTTACATGCCGCTTATCAAACTGTACCTTCAGATCGTTTTTGTCATTCCCTTCACTCTTATTTTATTTTACCAGGAGATTTAGAAAAACTAATCTATTTTGAAGTTGCAAATCTTCGCGATGGAGGAAGCTTTAGTACACGTGTTGTCACAGCAAAACAAGACAATGTTCCGATTTTTGTGATGGCATGTTCTTTTCAATTAAAACAAGAAGGTTACGAACATCAAGATGAGATGCCTGTTGTCACACCACCTGAAGAATTGATGAGTTGGAATGATGTTGCAGAACAATTTGGATCAATTTTACCCAAATCAATTATGCGATTTGTTTTAGCTGAGCGACCATTAGATTTCAAACCAGTTGAATTAATGAATCCTTTCGAAAAGAAAGACTATCCGAATAAAAGTAATGTTTGGTTAACATTTAATGATGTGCCTGATAATTTACCTTTGCCGATTGTACACCAATTAATGGCATATAGTTCGGATTATAATTTACTTTCGACTGCCATAAAACCACATGCATCCAAAGCTCATTTCGGGAATACACAAATGGCAAGCTTAGATCATTCGATTTGGTTTCATCGCGAACCAAATTTACAAGATTGGATTTTAGTCAATGTAACTTCTCCGAGTGCTGTAGACACAAGAGGTTTTACGAGAGGAAATCTTTTCAATCGATCTGGAGAATTGATTTGTAGTGTTGCACAAGAAGGCTTGATGCGACCAATTATAAAAGATAAATAA
- a CDS encoding NADPH-dependent FMN reductase: protein MIIKAFAGSNSSTSINKQLVTYASSLLNEHEIEILDLDDYNIPTFDIDIEKNEGFSDEVKRFYSKLVDSDILIISLAEHNASFSAVFKSYMDWCSRINYKFLEGKKLFVMSTSPGGYGGKNALEAGSKLLTKLGGTILIDFSLPKFDENFSDGKISNEELNNELMKKVNEFKNKI from the coding sequence ATGATAATTAAAGCTTTTGCAGGAAGTAATAGTTCAACATCTATTAACAAACAATTGGTAACCTATGCTTCATCTTTGTTGAATGAACATGAAATTGAAATTTTAGATTTAGATGATTACAATATTCCAACTTTTGATATTGACATCGAAAAAAACGAAGGCTTCTCTGATGAAGTCAAAAGATTCTATTCAAAATTAGTCGATTCAGATATTCTTATCATTTCATTAGCAGAACACAACGCAAGTTTTTCAGCTGTTTTTAAAAGTTATATGGATTGGTGTTCTCGTATCAATTACAAATTTCTCGAAGGTAAAAAACTATTTGTTATGAGCACTTCTCCAGGTGGATATGGAGGAAAAAATGCTTTGGAGGCAGGATCTAAATTATTAACAAAACTTGGAGGAACCATCTTAATTGATTTTTCTTTACCAAAATTTGACGAAAATTTTTCGGACGGAAAAATCTCAAACGAAGAATTAAATAACGAGTTAATGAAAAAGGTAAATGAATTTAAAAATAAAATTTAA
- a CDS encoding MATE family efflux transporter, with the protein MELKEHLRRNIKLAFPVMITQMGQISVNIIDNIMVGGLGGKYDNIEDEVLGKTALAAASLGNSLFFAVLVFAFGFSFALSPLIAAEDSKGDKKMAASYFSHSFVLNVTLSIGLFLLITFLKPLMYHMGQPEDVVEKCIPYLTIMTFSMIPLMVFQTFRQLSEGLSLTVPVTIATVLSNVINIALNYGWIYGNWGFPRLEVAGAAWGTFVARLVMMIFLVVVLLNFKKTKAVLQEVQFKTSNFKKVIFRKIAGIGIPTALTSFFEMSAFSLAAFVCGYTFTNSIADQELAKVNLAAHQIAINLASTTFMMCTGIGVAATVRIGNQLGLKDYKTLREAGWSCILMVLTFMIFCGILFIVFRYQLPTIYLDNPEVINMAASLLIIASLFQMSDGVQLVLLGALRGMTDVKIPSILTFISYWLIAIPIGVVLAIVFEMRAFGMWIGLGTGLTASAIFLMIRYNRQTKKMIRENPNSELILEDKLNNI; encoded by the coding sequence TTGGAGTTAAAAGAACATTTAAGACGTAATATAAAATTAGCATTTCCAGTAATGATTACTCAAATGGGGCAGATTTCTGTCAACATTATAGATAATATTATGGTGGGAGGTTTAGGTGGAAAATACGATAATATTGAGGATGAAGTTTTAGGAAAAACAGCTTTAGCTGCAGCATCGTTAGGAAATTCATTGTTTTTTGCTGTATTAGTATTTGCCTTTGGATTTAGTTTTGCTTTGTCACCTTTGATAGCCGCAGAAGATTCGAAAGGAGATAAAAAAATGGCAGCAAGTTATTTTTCGCATAGTTTTGTTTTAAATGTTACTTTATCGATTGGCTTATTCTTATTGATTACGTTCTTAAAACCATTAATGTATCACATGGGACAACCAGAAGATGTAGTCGAAAAATGTATTCCATATTTAACGATCATGACGTTTTCTATGATTCCTTTGATGGTTTTCCAAACGTTTCGTCAATTATCTGAAGGCTTATCTTTGACTGTCCCTGTAACTATTGCAACTGTTTTGAGTAATGTTATCAATATTGCGTTAAACTATGGATGGATTTATGGGAATTGGGGATTTCCTCGTTTAGAAGTTGCTGGTGCAGCTTGGGGAACATTTGTTGCTCGTTTGGTGATGATGATTTTCTTGGTTGTTGTATTACTTAATTTTAAGAAAACAAAAGCAGTACTACAAGAAGTTCAGTTCAAAACAAGTAATTTTAAGAAAGTTATTTTTCGAAAAATTGCAGGAATTGGTATTCCAACTGCCTTGACTTCATTTTTTGAAATGAGTGCGTTCTCTTTGGCAGCTTTTGTTTGTGGATATACGTTTACAAATTCTATTGCTGATCAAGAACTGGCAAAAGTAAATTTGGCTGCGCATCAAATTGCAATAAACCTTGCTTCGACGACATTTATGATGTGTACTGGAATTGGAGTGGCGGCAACTGTTAGAATTGGAAATCAATTGGGATTAAAGGATTATAAAACCTTACGAGAAGCTGGCTGGTCTTGTATTTTGATGGTGTTAACTTTTATGATATTCTGTGGAATTTTATTTATTGTTTTTCGTTATCAACTGCCAACCATTTATTTAGATAATCCAGAAGTCATAAATATGGCTGCTTCGTTATTAATTATAGCCTCTCTTTTCCAGATGTCAGATGGAGTACAATTGGTATTGTTAGGAGCTTTGCGAGGAATGACGGATGTTAAAATCCCTTCAATATTGACCTTTATTTCATATTGGTTAATTGCAATTCCGATAGGTGTAGTGTTAGCAATTGTATTCGAAATGAGAGCTTTCGGGATGTGGATTGGTTTGGGGACAGGCCTAACAGCATCAGCAATATTTTTAATGATTCGATATAATCGTCAAACCAAAAAAATGATTAGGGAAAATCCTAATTCTGAACTAATTTTAGAAGATAAATTAAATAATATATAA